One window of Populus nigra chromosome 5, ddPopNigr1.1, whole genome shotgun sequence genomic DNA carries:
- the LOC133693349 gene encoding inactive TPR repeat-containing thioredoxin TTL3-like: MGDISPEKKPAGCGLFSVVFGRRSFWPRRSTSTGSIPTVNAANFTRTPSTPRRRRSGSDEAAFLENSPSVAEGQQKSITKAPMHPKIPPAQNPNYGKKLPEEATKISSDQGYANQNQGYSNQNAFVNQGRRVPKEAVGISGELESMITDHQKSKGSSTLVRASSSNVMLLGNLGNLRQGGGGGNTTSHSVLDYLPKTAREEVVSPNGKYPNSVMGNVVKKQNEEKPNVGAQPASGSLCRALSTRMDPEQLKMMGNEDYKNGNFAEALALYNAAISIDPNKASYRSNRSAALTALGKILEAVFECREAIRIEPHYHRAHHRLANLYLRLGEAEKAIYHYKHAGPEADHVDISKAKALQAHLNKCTEARKHRDWNTLIKETAVTISAGADSAPQIFALQAEALIKLHRHQEAEEASMKCPNFDVDACTKFFGPIGNANLLVVRAQVHMALGRFDDALAALQRATRIDSNNKEANMVLRKAKAVAAARSNGNQLFKAARFYEACNAYSEGLEHDPYNSVLLCNRAACRSKLGQYEKAVEDCNAALTVRPGYSKARLRRADCNAKLEKWEVSVKDYEMLQNEAPGDDEVSRALMEAKSELKKQRGPDAAA, from the exons ATGGGAGACATATCGCCCGAAAAGAAACCTGCAGGTTGTGGCCTATTCTCTGTGGTTTTCGGTCGAAGAAGTTTTTGGCCAAGAAGATCAACATCTACAGGTTCAATTCCTACAGTGAATGCAGCCAATTTCACCAGAACTCCTAGCACGCCAAGGAGGCGAAGGAGTGGCTCGGATGAGGCTGCATTTCTAGAAAATTCGCCTAGTGTAGCAGAAGGGCAGCAAAAATCTATCACAAAGGCTCCTATGCATCCCAAGATCCCCCCTGCACAGAACCCAAACTACGGTAAAAAACTTCCCGAGGAAGCAACCAAAATATCTTCTGATCAAGGCTATGCTAATCAAAATCAAGGTTATAGTAATCAAAATGCATTTGTTAATCAAGGTAGGAGGGTTCCTAAGGAGGCAGTTGGTATTTCCGGTGAGCTCGAAAGCATGATCACTGATCACCAAAAATCTAAAGGAAGCAGCACGCTTGTCCGTGCTTCATCAAGCAATGTGATGCTTCTTGGCAATTTAGGTAACTTGAGGCAAGGAGGAGGTGGAGGAAATACAACTTCTCATAGTGTTCTTGATTACCTTCCTAAGACCGCAAGAGAAGAGGTTGTTTCACCTAATGGCAAATACCCTAATAGTGTAATGGGAAATGTAGTGAAGAAACAGAATGAAGAGAAACCAAACGTAGGTGCGCAGCCTGCTTCAGGTTCTTTATGCCGGGCTCTGTCTACTAGAATGGACCCTGAGCAACTTAAAATGATGGGTAATGAAGATTACAAGAATGGGAATTTCGCAGAGGCATTGGCTTTGTATAATGCAGCAATCTCGATTGATCCTAACAAGGCTTCTTATCGGAGCAACAGAAGCGCAGCATTAACAGCTCTTGGTAAAATTCTCGAGGCAGTTTTCGAGTGCAGAGAAGCCATTCGAATTGAACCCCATTACCATAGAGCTCATCATCGTTTAGCAAACTTGTATCTCAG ATTAGGTGAGGCAGAAAAGGCTATATATCACTACAAACATGCAGGGCCAGAAGCTGACCATGTTGACATTTCAAAAGCTAAAGCTCTTCAAGCCCATCTCAACAAGTGCACCGAAGCTCGTAAACATCGAGATTGGAACACCCTGATCAAGGAGACAGCGGTTACCATATCTGCCGGCGCAGATTCAGCACCGCAA ATATTTGCATTGCAAGCTGAGGCCTTGATAAAGCTTCATAGGCACCAAGAAGCAGAGGAAGCATCGATGAAGTGTCCAAATTTTGATGTGGATGCCTGCACTAAATTTTTCGGTCCAATCGGTAATGCAAATTTGTTAGTGGTGCGAGCTCAGGTTCACATGGCTCTTGGCAG ATTTGATGATGCTTTGGCTGCGTTGCAACGAGCAACTAGGATTGATTCTAACAACAAGGAAGCAAATATGGTGTTGAGAAAGGCTAAAGCTGTAGCTGCAGCTAGATCAAATGGTAATCAGCTTTTTAAGGCAGCAAGATTTTATGAGGCTTGTAATGCTTATAGTGAGGGACTTGAGCATGATCCCTACAACTCAGTGTTGTTATGCAATCGAGCTGCCTGCCGGTCCAAGCTTGGCCAGTATGAGAAAGCGGTAGAGGATTGCAATGCTGCTCTTACCGTCCGACCAGGTTACTCCAAGGCCAGATTAAGAAGAGCTGATTGCAATGCTAAG TTGGAAAAATGGGAAGTCTCAGTCAAAGACTATGAGATGTTGCAAAATGAAGCCCCGGGGGATGACGAAGTGAGCAGGGCCTTGATGGAGGCCAAGTCAGAGCTCAAGAAGCAGAGAGGACCAGATGCGGCAGCTTAA
- the LOC133693350 gene encoding PLAT domain-containing protein 3-like: protein MSVTTLHLSLILFLFHSLATIAFSDEDCVYTVYIRTGSIIKGGTDSIISVRLYDSYGKGLEVPDLERWGGLMEPGHNYFERGNLDIFSGRAPCLSSPVCALNLTSDGSGSGHGWYVNYVEVTTTGVHAACSQKQFTIEQWLALDTSPYELTAIRNYCDYFDVKKSAGASFM, encoded by the exons atgtcTGTCACCACTCTCCACCTCTCTCtcatcctcttcctcttccactCCCTCGCCACCATAGCATTTTCT GATGAAGACTGTGTATACACAGTGTACATAAGAACAGGATCCATCATCAAAGGAGGCACGGACTCCATCATAAGCGTTAGACTGTACGACTCTTATGGTAAGGGCTTGGAGGTCCCAGATCTTGAGAGATGGGGAGGGCTAATGGAGCCAGGTCACAACTACTTCGAGAGGGGCAATTTGGACATTTTTAGTGGAAGAGCACCATGTTTGAGTTCACCGGTGTGTGCATTGAACTTGACCTCTGATGGATCAGGTTCAGGCCATGGTTGGTACGTTAACTACGTGGAGGTGACTACAACCGGGGTCCATGCGGCTTGTTCACAAAAGCAGTTCACCATAGAGCAGTGGCTGGCTCTTGATACTTCGCCTTATGAGTTAACTGCTATTAGGAATTATtgtgattattttgatgttaagaAATCTGCCGGAGCTTCATTCATGTGA
- the LOC133693693 gene encoding protein SCO1 homolog 2, mitochondrial-like: protein MPISRYLFFSTKQRPGQCLNLLRRLGPSKRVQSSCFSKSTSQNHWKRPVPQVKVELKVPRFLVIPAAVLGFVGLAALVHYNDERRAVPKGQGSDCVDVKGPIIGGPFTLVNTENKVVTDKDFLGNWVLLYFGYTSSPDVGPEQLKLITKALNTLESKENLKVLPMFVTLDPQRDNPPHLRAYLEEFESRIVGLTGPVGAIRQMAQEYRVYFRKVEEEGDDYLVETSHNMYLINPNMEVVKCFGVEYNAEELSEAIGKELKRTSS from the exons atgcccATTTCCCgctatcttttcttttccaccAAACAACGCCCAGGACAGTGTCTCAATCTACTCCGAAG GCTTGGTCCATCAAAGAGGGTTCAATCTAGCTGTTTTTCCAAATCAACAAGCCAAAATCACTGGAAGCGTCCTGTACCGCAAGTAAAAGTAGAACTGAAGGTTCCTCGTTTCCTTGTCATT CCAGCTGCTGTACTAGGATTTGTTGGATTGGCAGCTCTTGTGCATTATAATGACGAGAGGAGAGCGGTTCCAAAAG GTCAAGGCAGTGATTGTGTTGATGTCAAGGGTCCAATTATTGGTGGTCCATTCACCCTAGTTAACACAGAGAATAAAGTAGTTACTGATAAAGATTTTCTAGGAAATTGGGTTTTGCTGTACTTTGGCTATACATCCTCCCCTGATGTTGGACCTGAGCAACTGAAATTGATCACCAAGGCCTTAAACACATTAG AGTCTAAAGAGAATCTTAAGGTTTTGCCCATGTTTGTTACACTTGATCCTCAGCGTGACAACCCCCCGCATCTTCGTGCTTACCTTGAAG AGTTTGAATCAAGAATAGTAGGATTAACAGGACCTGTTGGTGCTATAAGACAGATGGCACAAGAGTACCGTGTTTATTTCAGGAaagttgaagaagaaggagatgATTATCTTGTTGAGACTTCTCATAACAT GTATTTGATAAATCCAAACATGGAGGTTGTAAAATGCTTCGGTGTCGAATATAACGCAGAGGAGCTTTCAGAAGCAATAggaaaagaattgaagagaaccTCATCATAA
- the LOC133694035 gene encoding putative GPI-anchored protein pfl2: MDSSNSGSMQSSSGGDEEYDSSRAESISAFLNSNNNKSNPFSHVGPMPNNHPPEPDHHHHQYSHHSSSSSTMFFDPFSNYFDPLAPSSSSSRSTLQSLTNPNSLHNLDMVWSQNLRSDPNCTDLGGFISSSLPTQQFTNQTQNRTTFQSLPSHGQESATRVPGSGSVSVSGTNDQVSNTAGIRNPKKRSRASRRAPTTVLSTDTTNFRAMVQEFTGIPAPPFTSSPFPRSRLDLFGTAASTLRSAVSHHLDPSPPPYLLGPFAKKFQPPPPPPFVSSGSAASSFSASMVDAIASTTTTNINGTCTNTTTSNNIPLTSINYQLPSDLGLLKQPHNMLNLNVQNPILNFHPLLQAPPKYPLPDAPNILGTTKPQQGSLEIPLNVSHLKMVVLEEFGLNHGHVNTNLSGLQNIVSSSSPSADVTFVRRSDHSNSLTNWGDGAGSNEVDHHHHHHHHQQQGLLRSINGDYNNSTQRVTNGKVNFLASSSDFCGDHKLGQENVATRSEGTMESWICSSD, encoded by the coding sequence atGGATTCTAGCAATAGTGGAAGTATGCAATCCTCAAGTGGTGGAGATGAAGAGTATGATTCATCACGCGCTGAGTCAATCTCAGCTTTCTTGAACAGCAACAATAACAAAAGCAACCCTTTCAGCCATGTGGGTCCCATGCCTAATAACCACCCGCCAGAACCagaccatcaccaccaccaataTTCCCACcactcttcttcatcttcaactATGTTTTTTGACCctttttcaaactattttgaTCCTTTAgcgccatcatcatcatcatcaagatCAACACTACAATCACTTACGAACCCAAATTCACTCCACAACCTTGATATGGTCTGGTCACAGAACTTAAGATCTGACCCCAATTGCACTGATCTTGGTGGGTTCATTTCCTCTTCCTTACCAACCCAGCAGTTCACCAACCAAACTCAAAATAGAACCACTTTTCAGTCTCTACCATCACATGGACAAGAAAGTGCTACAAGAGTTCCAGGTTCAGGTTCAGTTTCAGTTTCAGGGACAAATGATCAAGTCAGCAACACTGCAGGGATTAGAAACCCGAAGAAAAGATCAAGAGCTTCTAGGCGTGCACCAACAACTGTCTTGAGCACGGACACCACCAATTTCAGAGCCATGGTTCAGGAGTTTACAGGGATCCCTGCACCACCCTTCACATCCTCACCTTTCCCAAGGAGCAGACTTGATCTATTTGGGACTGCAGCCTCCACTTTGAGATCAGCTGTCTCTCACCATTTGGACCCTTCACCACCCCCCTACCTCTTAGGACCTTTTGCTAAAAAATTCcaaccacctccaccaccaccatttgTCTCTTCAGGTTCTGCTGCATCATCATTTTCTGCTTCTATGGTTGATGCTATAGCTTCCACTACCACAACCAACATCAATGGCACTTGTACTAACACTACCACTTCAAATAATATCCCTTTAACATCCATTAACTACCAACTACCTTCTGATTTAGGCCTTTTGAAACAGCCACATAACATGCTCAACCTCAACGTCCAAAACCCAATTCTCAATTTCCACCCACTTCTTCAAGCCCCGCCCAAATACCCGCTTCCAGATGCACCCAATATTCTTGGCACCACAAAACCACAACAAGGTTCTTTAGAAATTCCTTTAAATGTTTCACATCTGAAAATGGTTGTTTTAGAAGAGTTCGGGTTGAACCATGGCCACGTTAACACAAACCTTTCAGGCCTTCAAAACATagtttcatcatcatcaccctCAGCAGATGTAACATTTGTGAGAAGAAGTGATCACAGCAACAGTCTAACAAACTGGGGAGATGGGGCTGGTTCAAATGAGgttgatcatcatcatcatcatcatcatcatcaacaacaaggTCTTTTAAGGTCAATTAATGGTGATTACAATAACTCAACCCAGCGTGTTACAAATGGGAAAGTTAACTTCTTGGCTTCATCATCAGATTTTTGTGGTGACCATAAGCTGGGGCAAGAGAATGTGGCCACAAGAAGTGAAGGTACGATGGAATCATGGATTTGTTCTTCTGATTAG